A genomic region of Pseudomonadota bacterium contains the following coding sequences:
- a CDS encoding DSD1 family PLP-dependent enzyme: MPSFQPAIPNISLNEVETPALLLDMDIFEKNLNTMKNALAGSGVRLRAHVKAHKCSEIAKRQIAAGAIGICCQKVSEAVTMAAAGIKNILVTNQVVDPVKLQRLCSLGGTAEIAVLCDSTEVIPLLSEAATANGTTLKILIEVNVGANRCGVDAGDPVALLASEVDNAPGLDFVGLQAYHGSAQHLVSASDRRAKISNTIAKVKRTKASLAAVGLDRKWVTGAGTGTFTFERDSGVYTEVQAGSYAFMDGDYAKIKGDDGHPFTIFSHSLFLWSSVISNPRPDQAFLDIGHKGHSMDAGLATVFDLDGIEVAGQSDEHTALEIGHNAKALNIGQKLKLVPGHVDPTFNLHDWVVCIRKNKVEDIWPIDARGPGF; the protein is encoded by the coding sequence ATGCCCTCCTTTCAACCAGCAATACCAAATATTAGTCTAAACGAGGTTGAGACGCCGGCACTATTACTGGACATGGACATCTTTGAGAAAAACCTTAACACCATGAAGAATGCATTGGCAGGTTCAGGTGTTAGGCTTCGTGCCCACGTTAAGGCCCATAAATGCAGCGAAATTGCTAAACGACAAATCGCCGCTGGTGCCATTGGTATATGCTGCCAGAAAGTATCAGAAGCTGTTACGATGGCGGCAGCCGGTATCAAAAATATTTTGGTTACCAACCAGGTTGTTGACCCGGTGAAACTTCAGCGGCTGTGCTCACTCGGCGGAACGGCTGAGATTGCTGTTTTGTGTGACTCCACGGAGGTAATACCGCTGCTAAGCGAAGCGGCAACCGCTAATGGAACAACGCTTAAAATACTTATAGAAGTCAATGTTGGAGCGAACAGGTGCGGCGTAGACGCTGGCGATCCAGTCGCTTTGCTTGCTTCGGAGGTTGACAACGCGCCCGGCTTAGATTTTGTGGGCTTACAAGCTTATCACGGTAGCGCACAACACCTAGTGTCGGCAAGCGATCGTCGAGCAAAAATTTCAAACACTATCGCAAAGGTTAAACGCACCAAAGCTTCTCTTGCTGCCGTAGGTCTCGATAGAAAATGGGTGACAGGCGCCGGCACAGGCACTTTCACTTTTGAACGCGACAGCGGCGTTTACACAGAAGTACAAGCTGGTTCTTATGCATTCATGGATGGCGACTATGCCAAGATTAAAGGTGATGATGGGCATCCCTTCACAATCTTTTCACATTCACTCTTTTTGTGGTCGAGCGTAATAAGTAATCCTCGCCCTGATCAGGCATTCCTTGATATTGGGCATAAGGGACATAGTATGGATGCAGGGTTAGCCACCGTATTCGACCTTGATGGTATAGAGGTGGCAGGGCAGTCCGACGAGCATACCGCATTGGAGATCGGGCATAATGCAAAAGCACTTAATATCGGTCAAAAATTAAAGCTAGTACCAGGCCATGTAGATCCAACTTTTAATCTTCATGACTGGGTTGTTTGCATAAGAAAAAACAAGGTAGAGGACATTTGGCCCATTGATGCCCGCGGCCCAGGCTTTTGA
- a CDS encoding amidase, with protein sequence MAEAYELTATEGLKEIEAGNLTAEAWMGSCLERISDREGEVLAWEYIDRDGALEKARKVDKLGAASLAAGVPFGAKDIIDTHDMPTSYGSQIHQGFQPGRDAGCIAITRAAGAILVGKTVTTEFGHRFPGKTKNPFNPAFTPGGSSSGSAAAVGDRMVPMAFGTQTGGSVIRPAAYCGTVGYKPTFQDINRNGVLPNSPSFDTVGIIARSVDDLALFRSVVLEEGLHPVLPADVTNLKLAFYPTPNWEKADRATHEMLESASAALIDAGANITELNLPSENDFDRLHKTIAGWEFARTVAWERLNRHDQLSDDLRDGRMQNGVDTSYDQYRKATADLEVLKLKVDAILADYDAVLCPSAPGEALKGHAFTGSAIFNGLWTMLGVPSVTLPVQSGPQGLPMGIQLVSGRNSDRKLFDVAQSISTKLRNL encoded by the coding sequence ATGGCTGAAGCCTATGAACTAACTGCAACTGAAGGACTCAAGGAAATTGAGGCAGGAAACCTAACCGCGGAAGCATGGATGGGGAGCTGCCTGGAGAGAATTTCTGACCGAGAAGGAGAGGTTCTCGCTTGGGAGTATATTGATCGCGATGGCGCATTAGAAAAGGCCCGTAAAGTTGATAAACTGGGAGCGGCAAGTCTCGCTGCAGGTGTACCTTTTGGCGCCAAAGATATTATCGATACACACGACATGCCAACTAGTTATGGCTCACAAATACATCAGGGTTTCCAGCCCGGCCGCGATGCTGGCTGCATAGCAATAACTCGTGCAGCCGGAGCTATACTCGTTGGAAAAACAGTAACTACTGAATTTGGCCATCGGTTCCCAGGCAAAACTAAAAATCCTTTTAATCCGGCCTTTACACCTGGCGGCTCTTCTTCCGGTTCTGCTGCTGCAGTGGGTGACAGAATGGTTCCGATGGCCTTCGGAACACAGACGGGCGGCTCAGTTATAAGGCCGGCAGCGTATTGTGGAACCGTTGGGTACAAGCCCACATTTCAGGATATCAATCGTAATGGCGTGTTGCCTAATTCGCCAAGCTTCGACACCGTAGGAATTATAGCTCGATCCGTCGATGACCTTGCCCTTTTTAGATCGGTGGTTTTAGAGGAGGGGCTACATCCGGTTTTACCAGCTGACGTAACTAATCTGAAGTTGGCTTTTTATCCAACGCCGAATTGGGAAAAGGCCGACAGAGCGACTCATGAAATGCTCGAAAGCGCTTCGGCCGCTCTAATAGATGCTGGTGCAAATATAACGGAACTGAATTTACCGTCAGAGAATGATTTTGATCGGCTACACAAAACTATAGCTGGGTGGGAATTTGCCCGAACTGTAGCATGGGAGCGGTTAAACCGGCACGATCAGCTTAGTGATGATTTGCGCGATGGACGCATGCAGAATGGGGTAGATACGTCCTACGATCAATACCGCAAAGCAACTGCGGACCTCGAAGTTCTCAAACTCAAGGTAGATGCAATACTTGCTGACTATGATGCAGTTTTATGTCCCTCTGCACCAGGTGAGGCGCTCAAAGGTCATGCTTTTACTGGCAGCGCTATCTTTAACGGGTTGTGGACTATGTTAGGTGTTCCATCTGTAACCCTTCCGGTTCAGTCAGGCCCTCAGGGTCTTCCAATGGGGATACAACTCGTTTCTGGCCGGAATAGCGACCGAAAATTATTCGACGTCGCGCAATCTATATCTACAAAACTAAGAAATCTTTAA
- a CDS encoding amidase, which translates to MEIFNLTIAELSEKISSREISPVEVTEIFLEQINGLNPILNAFITVASERARSEAQRAEDELALGNCRGPLHGIPIGVKDIIDSEGILTTHGSSFYSNNVPTADAECVRRLQDAGAIMIGKCNTAEFAAESCTNNPHYGACRNPWDTSRVPSGSSGGSGAAVAAKMVPGALGTDTGGSVRGPAAICGTVGLKPTYGRVSVRGVFPNATSLDHVGPLTRTVQDNAILLQAIAGFDRADPFCIDLPVPDFSAKLDMGIKGAKLAVCPDLIDVEVDKPIIDAFDKAVEVFRDLGATIDTIPCSFAAEINPHRRAIADAEFFSVHCDRYGENSSGFGKRLQDRLENARSTTLRTYIKAVERRRSLRRLMVDLLEGYSALLTPGYPCLAAPINTEMASVNGKEVDFVGLGRNLVGLQNFVGFPGLTMPTGYDPVFGLPMSLQITTLPGEEAEAFRIGHAYEEVTPDLRNRECLIDKV; encoded by the coding sequence ATGGAGATTTTCAATTTAACTATTGCCGAATTAAGTGAAAAAATTTCCTCGAGGGAAATATCACCAGTCGAGGTGACTGAAATTTTCTTAGAGCAAATTAATGGGCTCAACCCTATTTTAAATGCTTTTATAACCGTTGCGAGTGAACGTGCTCGCTCTGAGGCGCAGCGCGCAGAGGATGAGCTAGCATTAGGAAATTGCAGAGGGCCACTCCATGGAATACCCATTGGTGTGAAGGACATTATTGATAGTGAGGGAATTTTAACTACTCATGGATCGAGTTTCTATAGCAACAATGTTCCTACAGCCGACGCAGAGTGCGTTAGGCGGTTGCAGGATGCTGGCGCAATAATGATAGGTAAATGTAATACCGCTGAATTCGCGGCGGAGTCTTGCACCAACAATCCGCACTATGGAGCATGCAGAAATCCGTGGGATACAAGCCGTGTTCCTTCAGGTTCAAGTGGTGGTTCTGGTGCTGCGGTTGCCGCTAAGATGGTGCCAGGTGCTCTTGGCACCGACACTGGTGGTTCGGTGAGAGGGCCAGCAGCTATTTGTGGCACGGTCGGGCTTAAGCCCACATACGGTCGTGTCAGCGTCCGTGGCGTCTTTCCAAATGCTACGAGCTTGGACCATGTGGGTCCCTTGACGCGAACGGTTCAAGATAATGCCATTTTGTTGCAAGCTATTGCGGGGTTCGATCGTGCTGATCCTTTTTGCATAGACCTGCCTGTGCCTGATTTTAGCGCGAAACTTGATATGGGTATAAAAGGTGCAAAACTAGCGGTTTGCCCCGACCTTATTGACGTAGAGGTAGACAAACCGATTATCGATGCTTTTGATAAAGCAGTTGAAGTTTTCCGTGACCTTGGGGCAACGATTGACACAATTCCATGCAGCTTTGCTGCGGAAATAAATCCTCATCGACGTGCAATTGCTGATGCAGAGTTTTTCAGTGTTCATTGCGATCGGTATGGTGAAAACTCATCTGGATTTGGCAAACGACTTCAAGATCGTTTGGAGAATGCTCGAAGCACAACGCTTAGAACATATATCAAGGCGGTTGAACGGCGCAGGTCTTTGAGGCGGCTGATGGTCGACCTCTTGGAGGGGTATTCCGCACTCCTAACGCCGGGCTATCCTTGTTTAGCAGCACCAATAAATACCGAAATGGCTTCTGTGAATGGTAAAGAGGTAGATTTCGTTGGTTTGGGTAGAAATTTGGTCGGCCTTCAGAATTTTGTGGGCTTCCCTGGGCTTACCATGCCAACTGGGTATGATCCGGTGTTTGGATTGCCAATGAGTTTACAGATAACAACGCTTCCAGGTGAAGAAGCAGAAGCATTCCGTATAGGCCATGCTTATGAAGAAGTAACTCCAGACCTTCGTAATCGCGAATGTTTGATCGATAAAGTTTAA
- a CDS encoding amidase, which produces MSDEIHFLSIGEASRLIEEKKLSPVEYVDALLARIESLNPILDAFLLVTGDQARAEAKVAETEITAGRYKGPLHGIPFALKDIYDTKGILTTAHSKILINNVPDKDATSVANLKQAGGILLGKLATHEFAHGGPSLDLPWPPARNPWDLARFTGGSSTGSGCGVAAGLFPLATGSDTGGSIRGPAGLCGIVGLKPTYGLISRSGIIPNSYSYDHAGPMAWNVEDAAIGLQGMVSYDPLGDPASVKIAYPDYRSALTGDIKGLRVGVIRQFYEEENKFPETVIKAMNESIAVFKSLGANVSDVRVRPLQEYRITKLIMGESEIFSVNYPDLIKRPGDFGHDFRSRTIPACLISGVDYMQASRLRRVMIAEMEDIYKKYDVLITAGQGPAPEFPAYRSISNWTGGKASVQFNVVCGPSISICNGFDPNGLPVSLMISGRPFAETTVLNAAYAIEKSTSWRNTRPQLEPGMKKPPTGVIPVKPDVSSVGERTKVRAAAAVESAGLELDDLMMDEVYEAAPYIYDMTERLRKDLTRDAEPASIMVAQPAND; this is translated from the coding sequence ATGTCTGACGAAATACACTTTCTATCCATAGGTGAAGCCAGCCGATTAATTGAGGAGAAGAAATTATCGCCTGTCGAATACGTGGACGCCCTTCTGGCACGTATCGAGAGTCTTAACCCTATTTTAGACGCCTTTCTTCTTGTGACCGGTGATCAGGCGAGAGCCGAAGCAAAGGTGGCCGAAACAGAAATCACTGCAGGTCGATATAAAGGTCCGCTCCACGGTATTCCGTTTGCCCTCAAAGATATTTACGACACAAAGGGAATTTTAACTACAGCGCACTCTAAAATACTTATCAATAATGTGCCGGATAAAGATGCTACCTCCGTAGCCAACTTGAAACAAGCGGGCGGTATTTTGCTTGGTAAATTGGCGACGCACGAATTTGCACATGGTGGTCCTTCATTGGACTTACCCTGGCCGCCCGCACGCAACCCTTGGGATCTCGCTCGGTTTACTGGCGGATCTTCAACTGGATCGGGGTGTGGTGTAGCGGCCGGACTGTTCCCGCTCGCCACCGGTTCGGATACCGGTGGATCGATAAGAGGACCCGCAGGGCTTTGCGGAATAGTCGGTTTAAAACCAACATACGGATTAATAAGCCGGTCAGGCATTATACCCAATTCTTATTCTTATGATCACGCCGGACCAATGGCATGGAATGTTGAGGATGCAGCTATTGGACTTCAGGGAATGGTCAGTTACGACCCCTTAGGGGATCCGGCTAGCGTAAAAATAGCCTACCCGGATTACCGTTCAGCATTGACTGGCGATATAAAAGGTTTGCGAGTTGGCGTGATAAGGCAATTTTATGAGGAAGAAAATAAATTTCCGGAAACAGTAATTAAAGCAATGAACGAGAGTATTGCTGTTTTTAAAAGTTTAGGTGCGAACGTGTCTGACGTGCGTGTAAGGCCTCTACAAGAATATCGTATCACAAAACTGATAATGGGAGAATCCGAGATATTCTCTGTCAATTATCCGGATTTAATAAAGCGGCCTGGTGATTTCGGGCATGACTTTCGAAGTCGCACTATTCCTGCGTGTCTTATTTCGGGAGTTGACTACATGCAAGCAAGCCGGCTGCGTCGGGTCATGATAGCTGAGATGGAGGACATTTATAAAAAATATGATGTCTTGATAACTGCGGGCCAAGGTCCGGCACCTGAGTTTCCAGCTTATAGGTCAATTAGCAATTGGACTGGAGGAAAGGCCTCTGTGCAATTCAATGTTGTTTGTGGCCCGTCTATTTCGATATGCAATGGTTTTGACCCCAACGGTTTGCCAGTATCGCTAATGATTTCAGGTCGTCCATTTGCAGAAACTACTGTGCTAAATGCTGCTTATGCCATTGAGAAATCCACATCTTGGCGCAACACACGTCCTCAGCTCGAACCGGGCATGAAAAAACCACCGACAGGCGTAATACCAGTGAAGCCGGATGTTTCGTCTGTTGGTGAACGAACAAAAGTCCGTGCCGCCGCTGCAGTGGAAAGTGCAGGACTAGAGCTGGATGATTTAATGATGGACGAGGTTTACGAGGCGGCACCCTATATCTATGATATGACAGAGCGTCTGCGAAAGGATTTAACACGTGATGCTGAGCCGGCATCTATCATGGTAGCTCAACCAGCAAATGACTAA
- the ggt gene encoding gamma-glutamyltransferase, giving the protein MKGVVVCPQPRAADVGATVLSDGGTAFDAALAAAFAQMICDPFMCGIGGMGTLQYFRAATGQSGMIDFHSTAGANVTSDMWMKDVKGRTEVSGYSLFDDFRSELGYTAIMTPGTPAGFGVFHKKLCSRPWAELLQPAIDYARNGLVMTPYTRRVWTRYRMEGIPDGTTRIKATDECARVYLHPEGRLYNEGELFKQPDYADTLTRLAEAGYKDFYSGDLAKVIADDLEKNGSFVTRNDLEGYSPSVCEPLTGTYRGLTVRSNPPPGSGATIIEMLHILDHIPLAKYPHTSAHHLDFIARAMAAAHHDRNNHLGDPIFTETPTDMLISKKRAKQWVEELKNGVNPQTGMEEPPSCTTHLCVYDADGNAVAVTHTLGTSSGVTTPGLGFTYNNSMKLFDPMPGNRNSIAPGKARTTGMVPTMIFKDGRPILIAGAPGGSVIISAVLQSIINVIDFNMSPVEAVTVPRIHCEGNGIHAEATIPTFVISELERMGHSVTHKPESFAMDMSMAHVISIDENGRARGGADPRAGGGVAYAF; this is encoded by the coding sequence ATGAAAGGTGTTGTTGTGTGCCCTCAACCGCGAGCTGCCGACGTGGGAGCAACGGTTTTGAGTGATGGAGGCACGGCATTCGATGCCGCACTTGCGGCCGCATTTGCTCAAATGATTTGTGACCCGTTTATGTGCGGTATTGGTGGGATGGGAACATTACAATATTTCCGTGCCGCTACAGGTCAAAGTGGGATGATTGATTTTCACTCCACCGCAGGAGCTAACGTAACGTCGGACATGTGGATGAAAGATGTTAAAGGCCGTACAGAAGTATCTGGCTATTCACTATTTGATGATTTTCGATCTGAACTTGGTTATACGGCCATCATGACGCCGGGGACTCCAGCAGGGTTTGGCGTCTTTCATAAAAAATTATGTTCTCGCCCTTGGGCTGAGCTCCTTCAGCCCGCCATAGACTACGCCCGCAATGGACTTGTAATGACACCCTACACGAGGCGGGTATGGACCCGCTATCGAATGGAAGGAATTCCAGACGGCACCACCCGAATAAAAGCGACAGATGAATGTGCCCGCGTGTATCTTCATCCAGAAGGACGTCTTTATAATGAAGGTGAGCTTTTTAAACAACCTGACTATGCCGATACCTTAACGAGATTAGCAGAAGCAGGATACAAGGATTTTTATTCAGGGGACTTGGCCAAGGTTATTGCCGATGATCTAGAGAAAAATGGTTCTTTTGTTACCCGTAACGATCTCGAAGGTTACTCACCATCTGTGTGTGAGCCACTTACGGGAACCTATAGAGGACTTACTGTTCGGTCCAATCCTCCGCCAGGAAGTGGTGCAACCATTATAGAAATGCTCCATATCCTTGATCATATTCCGCTCGCTAAGTACCCCCATACTAGCGCTCATCATTTAGATTTTATCGCAAGAGCTATGGCCGCGGCACATCATGATCGCAACAACCACCTTGGTGATCCAATATTCACGGAAACACCTACCGACATGCTAATTTCCAAAAAGCGTGCAAAGCAATGGGTAGAAGAGTTAAAAAATGGGGTTAACCCTCAAACAGGCATGGAAGAACCACCATCTTGCACAACTCATCTCTGCGTTTATGACGCAGATGGAAATGCAGTTGCTGTTACTCATACGCTTGGCACCAGTTCTGGTGTAACAACACCGGGCTTAGGCTTCACCTATAATAATTCCATGAAGTTATTCGACCCCATGCCGGGAAATAGAAATTCAATTGCGCCAGGAAAAGCAAGAACCACGGGTATGGTGCCAACAATGATATTTAAAGATGGGAGGCCTATTCTAATTGCGGGTGCTCCAGGAGGCAGCGTAATAATTAGTGCAGTTCTTCAATCGATTATAAATGTTATAGATTTCAATATGTCTCCGGTAGAGGCAGTAACGGTGCCTCGTATCCATTGTGAGGGTAATGGCATACATGCAGAGGCGACCATTCCGACATTTGTAATTTCGGAGCTTGAGAGGATGGGCCATTCTGTGACCCACAAACCAGAAAGTTTCGCTATGGATATGTCAATGGCACATGTAATTAGTATCGATGAAAACGGCAGGGCAAGAGGTGGTGCTGATCCACGAGCTGGCGGTGGCGTTGCATACGCATTTTAA
- a CDS encoding peptidase: MTYCVGIKISDGLVFLSDTRTNAGVDNIARFRKMFTWSIRGKRAIAIMASGNLSITQGVITRLNQNIQRSQTDDVECILNADTMFRVAQLVGKEMKGIQQSHSEDLEAHGEASSATLIVGGQRLGGRHRLFQIYSAGNFIEATPDTPYFQIGEHKYGKPILDRVLTINTPLKDAIKAAMVSMDSTLRSNLSVGMPLDIAVVRGDTLAFTHHRRIDVDDSNFLNITNSWSLALRDAFQTLPELKGN, encoded by the coding sequence ATGACGTATTGCGTCGGCATAAAAATTTCAGATGGTTTGGTATTTCTATCGGACACGCGAACCAATGCCGGTGTCGATAATATTGCACGGTTTCGGAAGATGTTTACTTGGTCTATCAGGGGAAAACGCGCAATTGCGATAATGGCCTCGGGTAACCTATCAATTACACAAGGTGTCATAACTCGATTAAATCAAAATATTCAACGTTCACAAACTGATGATGTTGAGTGCATTCTTAATGCAGACACTATGTTTAGGGTCGCTCAACTTGTGGGTAAAGAAATGAAAGGTATTCAACAAAGTCATAGTGAGGACCTTGAGGCGCATGGTGAGGCTTCCAGTGCGACATTAATAGTGGGCGGTCAGCGGTTAGGTGGTCGGCATCGGCTTTTTCAAATTTATTCGGCTGGAAACTTTATTGAAGCTACCCCTGATACTCCATATTTTCAGATTGGCGAGCACAAATATGGCAAACCAATTTTGGATCGAGTGCTGACCATTAACACACCTTTGAAGGATGCTATCAAGGCTGCAATGGTCTCAATGGACTCTACGTTGAGGAGTAATTTATCTGTCGGTATGCCATTAGATATAGCTGTAGTCAGAGGTGACACCTTGGCTTTTACCCATCATAGGAGAATCGATGTCGATGATTCAAATTTTCTAAATATTACAAACAGCTGGTCTCTGGCACTGCGTGATGCTTTTCAAACCCTTCCCGAGCTTAAAGGTAATTAA
- a CDS encoding transglutaminase family protein, translating into MLLTIKHRTTYEYEVDPYRVGLRLKMFPRNLPAQKVQHWAIKVNGEVINKQFENAFGEGEAIWLVYEPETPLELTAEGIFEVKDNSGVVCVSERKVPSEIFLRQTHLTQPDEAIRKLALGLPSKASLEMAHALSNIISDRILYLPGKTDTATTAADVLKNGAGVCQDHTHLMISIAREIGVPARYVVGYLFEPDRKDESRETHAWAELQIDGLGWVGFDPSNQVCPTDHYVRLTSGFDANDAAPISGILVGNCTETMDVEVSVDCVSQ; encoded by the coding sequence ATGCTGTTAACTATTAAACATCGAACAACATATGAATATGAGGTTGACCCTTACAGGGTCGGGTTGCGACTGAAGATGTTTCCGAGAAATCTGCCTGCACAGAAAGTTCAACATTGGGCTATCAAAGTAAATGGGGAGGTCATCAATAAGCAATTTGAAAACGCTTTCGGCGAAGGCGAGGCTATTTGGCTTGTTTATGAGCCTGAGACACCCCTTGAGCTAACCGCGGAGGGTATTTTTGAGGTAAAGGACAATTCTGGTGTCGTTTGTGTTTCAGAAAGAAAAGTACCTAGCGAAATTTTTCTTCGCCAAACTCACTTGACACAGCCTGATGAGGCCATTCGCAAATTGGCGCTAGGATTGCCGTCAAAGGCTTCGCTAGAAATGGCCCATGCATTATCCAATATAATTTCCGACAGAATACTATATTTGCCTGGCAAAACTGACACGGCGACCACGGCGGCTGATGTGCTCAAAAATGGGGCGGGGGTCTGCCAGGACCACACTCATTTAATGATAAGTATAGCGAGGGAAATTGGCGTTCCTGCTCGTTATGTGGTTGGTTATTTGTTTGAACCCGATAGAAAGGATGAGTCAAGGGAAACCCATGCATGGGCAGAATTACAAATAGATGGGCTTGGTTGGGTTGGCTTCGACCCATCCAATCAAGTGTGCCCGACCGATCATTATGTACGTTTGACATCAGGGTTTGACGCAAATGATGCAGCACCAATAAGCGGAATATTGGTGGGCAATTGTACAGAGACTATGGATGTGGAAGTTAGTGTTGACTGCGTATCCCAATAA
- a CDS encoding alpha-E domain-containing protein, producing MLSRTAENLFWIARYIERAESMARLIEMGCRMAMLPTFAGREEWRSILIAAQAHRYHLSDRRVNEAEVINELMLNLENPSSIASCLKSARNNGRNVRSAITQEMWEALNDGWGRLSNIDGVSVQRDLPSLLDWVKQHSSVFRGAAETGMIRDDGYNFLRIGGALERADMTLRLLDIKYYVLLPEIDKIGGGRDHHQWTSILHALSATRAYQWVYRGDFSPWRIADFLVLNRSFPRSVNFCYQQLGHFLSLLHNGSGYSDHCYDIAQEMISKMAEVGMGEIFRDGLHEFIVDAIAHTDRLNSAISHSYYFEPSHAVNY from the coding sequence ATGCTTAGCAGAACAGCAGAGAATTTATTTTGGATTGCTCGATACATAGAGAGAGCAGAGTCTATGGCTCGTCTCATTGAAATGGGTTGCCGCATGGCAATGCTACCAACATTTGCTGGTCGAGAGGAGTGGCGTTCTATTTTGATAGCGGCACAAGCGCATAGATACCATTTATCAGATCGTCGTGTTAATGAGGCTGAAGTTATTAATGAGTTGATGCTGAATCTTGAAAATCCTTCATCCATCGCAAGCTGCTTGAAGAGTGCGCGCAATAATGGTCGAAATGTCAGGTCAGCAATTACTCAAGAAATGTGGGAGGCACTCAATGATGGGTGGGGGCGTCTGTCAAACATAGATGGGGTCTCCGTTCAAAGAGATCTTCCAAGTCTCCTCGATTGGGTCAAGCAACATTCATCTGTATTTAGAGGAGCTGCGGAAACCGGTATGATACGCGATGATGGGTACAATTTTTTAAGGATCGGTGGCGCCTTAGAGCGTGCTGATATGACATTGAGGCTTTTGGACATAAAGTATTACGTCCTTTTGCCAGAAATTGACAAGATAGGCGGTGGCCGTGATCACCACCAATGGACAAGTATCTTGCATGCATTGTCGGCAACGCGGGCATATCAGTGGGTCTATCGTGGTGATTTCAGTCCATGGCGGATAGCGGATTTTCTCGTATTGAATCGTTCTTTCCCTAGGTCAGTTAATTTTTGTTATCAACAATTGGGGCATTTCTTGTCGTTATTGCATAATGGCTCAGGTTACTCAGACCATTGTTATGATATTGCGCAGGAGATGATTTCAAAAATGGCAGAAGTGGGGATGGGGGAAATCTTCCGAGATGGACTGCACGAATTTATAGTCGATGCAATTGCACACACTGATCGTTTGAATTCTGCAATCTCACATTCATATTATTTCGAACCCTCCCATGCTGTTAACTATTAA